The following coding sequences lie in one Pseudomonas monsensis genomic window:
- the fliQ gene encoding flagellar biosynthesis protein FliQ, giving the protein MTPEVAVDIFREALWLTTLMVAVLVIPSLLVGLLVAMFQAATQINEQTLSFLPRLLVMLVTLIVAGPWLVQTFMEYIIQLYHNIPMVIG; this is encoded by the coding sequence ATGACCCCTGAAGTTGCGGTCGACATTTTCCGCGAAGCATTGTGGCTGACCACGCTGATGGTCGCGGTGCTGGTGATTCCGAGCCTGTTGGTCGGCCTGTTGGTGGCAATGTTCCAGGCCGCCACGCAAATCAACGAACAGACCCTGAGTTTCCTGCCGCGACTGCTGGTGATGCTGGTAACGCTGATCGTCGCCGGCCCGTGGCTGGTGCAGACTTTCATGGAATACATCATCCAGCTGTACCACAACATCCCGATGGTCATTGGCTAA
- a CDS encoding DUF6124 family protein produces the protein MIKPTPNPPETDATSPYESLDSKKLHEAADRALDHYLCPPGSTPLPRRSRGMYAVTADFKNEELLVDASDTLASARTIAHDAAALLPVAQRRTLLGIAQLIMLSELAVNRALDNLQLPQ, from the coding sequence ATGATCAAACCAACACCCAACCCGCCCGAAACCGACGCCACCTCCCCCTACGAATCCCTCGACTCAAAAAAACTCCACGAAGCCGCCGACCGCGCCCTCGATCACTACCTATGCCCACCTGGCTCCACCCCACTGCCACGCAGAAGCCGCGGGATGTACGCCGTCACCGCCGACTTCAAAAACGAGGAACTGCTGGTCGATGCCAGCGACACACTCGCTTCAGCCAGAACCATCGCCCATGACGCCGCCGCCCTGTTGCCGGTAGCGCAGCGCCGGACGCTGCTGGGAATTGCGCAACTGATCATGCTGAGTGAGCTGGCGGTGAACCGCGCGCTGGATAATCTGCAATTACCCCAATAG
- a CDS encoding Ig-like domain-containing protein translates to MLVQPRKDINTLALNDPEITGGVLLPDGIWGVNLAAARLNFPDKGLKCQIPPWNNMDEGDKVELLLHGAVMDQKTIYDASEIGERVTLFVPPKRLLTGASTLSYKVTRFSQRPEEGPTLTLFVKLELPGGQDTDPDYGHSELAIAFLPESVVRDGVDKDNVKDGVVVIVAPKSGSGLPYPNAAAGDVIHVGWAGQTVLSAPLTQAQVDAPDANPVRILIDEATLLAAGDSDLTGLSVSYMIRDRVLNQSEDWCKEARIVVDTGNSRLLAPILKQADGLILDLEKLGDDLPLLKVWAEDSNEFSRGDVIVMRLTGTTAEDKSVDIVVRQSIDKNPPVEVDILHSNPGLRSLGTRSAIYSYGLERNGKIIQRSKSRTITVVGEPTRLAAPIALDAPQGALDPDAANYRIRIPYDLSITADNAIELKWFGTRPDNTSYDPALDWYFPTEEEASAPAGFIITVEGRHGKTLEGGSLDLSYNLLSAGENDEIISRASQHAARLIVGEPKFELVPPIVLGEKDGALEPADLPGGVGKLTAPRPVARPTEANDIVTYTWFGEVSGEKVDFKKLNALSKDKDVDFTLDAAFVAQHIEPNRGKKVTVRYRIFRDASKDTSYSNVLEFVVGQAVALDPPTIDSVKGSPSGKEIVEGGTTVETSVVLSGTAAKGKNVEIRDGATVKDQVTADPVSGIWTYTASGLTVTKHSFTATGKYGAEPASAAYTLTVTTVMVPTLSNVLDDKGMEVPDRQTTVSTSLTLKGSASKGQDVEVYDGSGSGAVSKGMAKADEITGLWERTITVAVGARRLYAKSLYHSSSVYSNVRYLSVIEDIAPTIDSANGSPSGADILPGGTTSETAVTLSGNAANGQNVEVFDGAASKGPTTADPTTGVWTLLVSALAVAEHSFTAKALYGNGQTSAARTLTVAPAFIIETSTLVISGRNLSIADSGPRWLRTGKDPAGTTADRTPSSGVPPYRYRSGDSGIASVEETTGRVRSEWNGTTRIYVTDSLGRDASYEVIVRNVLRLIKYPGGGRTSAQALAWRQSLGGALIGPADLPLLVKYARVGSPDYDNGRGIDIAPLLNRPTVAPHARPGHYIDYLVGGTVEPWTWWILDGITNPTPDNYISTTLLVCLVP, encoded by the coding sequence ATGCTCGTCCAACCCCGCAAAGACATCAACACACTCGCCTTGAACGATCCGGAAATCACGGGCGGCGTGCTGTTGCCCGACGGCATCTGGGGGGTCAACCTCGCGGCCGCGCGACTCAACTTTCCCGACAAGGGGTTGAAGTGCCAGATTCCACCCTGGAACAACATGGACGAGGGCGACAAGGTCGAACTGCTGCTCCATGGCGCGGTGATGGATCAAAAAACCATCTACGACGCCAGCGAAATCGGCGAACGTGTCACCCTGTTCGTGCCGCCGAAGCGGCTGCTGACCGGGGCCTCGACACTGTCCTACAAAGTGACCCGCTTTTCCCAGCGACCCGAGGAAGGCCCGACACTCACCCTCTTCGTCAAACTCGAACTGCCCGGCGGCCAGGACACCGACCCTGACTATGGTCACTCCGAACTGGCCATTGCCTTCCTGCCAGAGAGTGTCGTGCGCGACGGGGTCGACAAGGACAACGTCAAGGACGGCGTGGTGGTGATTGTCGCTCCCAAATCCGGCTCCGGCCTGCCCTACCCCAATGCCGCCGCGGGGGATGTGATCCATGTCGGGTGGGCCGGTCAAACCGTACTGTCCGCCCCCCTCACCCAGGCCCAGGTCGACGCCCCTGATGCCAACCCGGTCAGGATCCTCATCGACGAAGCCACCCTGCTGGCGGCCGGGGATTCGGACCTCACCGGCCTGTCCGTCAGCTACATGATCCGCGACCGTGTGCTCAACCAGTCCGAAGACTGGTGCAAGGAGGCGCGCATCGTCGTCGACACCGGTAATTCGCGGCTGCTAGCGCCGATCCTTAAACAGGCTGACGGGCTTATTCTGGATCTGGAAAAACTCGGTGATGACCTCCCGCTGCTGAAGGTCTGGGCTGAGGATTCAAATGAGTTCAGTCGGGGCGATGTCATCGTCATGCGCCTCACCGGCACCACGGCCGAAGACAAATCCGTCGACATCGTCGTGCGCCAGAGCATTGATAAAAACCCGCCGGTGGAGGTCGATATCCTGCACAGCAACCCTGGCCTGCGTTCGCTGGGGACACGCTCAGCCATTTATTCCTACGGACTGGAGCGCAACGGCAAGATCATCCAGCGCTCCAAGTCACGCACCATCACTGTCGTCGGCGAACCGACACGTCTGGCGGCACCGATTGCGCTGGATGCGCCGCAGGGGGCACTCGACCCGGACGCAGCCAACTACCGCATCCGCATTCCCTACGATCTGTCGATCACCGCAGATAATGCCATCGAACTGAAATGGTTCGGCACCCGCCCCGACAACACCAGCTACGACCCGGCACTGGACTGGTATTTTCCCACGGAGGAAGAAGCCAGCGCCCCGGCCGGTTTCATCATCACCGTCGAAGGCCGGCACGGCAAAACCCTGGAAGGCGGCTCGCTGGATCTGTCGTACAACCTGCTCAGCGCAGGGGAAAACGACGAGATCATCAGCCGCGCCTCACAACACGCCGCGCGCTTGATCGTCGGCGAACCGAAATTCGAACTGGTGCCACCGATCGTCCTCGGCGAAAAGGACGGCGCGCTGGAACCGGCTGATCTGCCCGGCGGCGTCGGCAAACTCACCGCTCCGCGCCCGGTGGCCAGGCCGACCGAAGCAAACGATATCGTCACCTACACCTGGTTCGGCGAAGTCAGCGGCGAGAAGGTAGATTTCAAAAAGCTCAATGCACTGTCCAAGGACAAGGACGTCGACTTCACGCTGGATGCGGCGTTTGTGGCGCAACACATCGAACCCAACCGCGGGAAGAAGGTGACGGTGCGGTATCGGATTTTTCGGGATGCGAGCAAGGACACAAGTTATTCCAATGTGCTGGAGTTTGTGGTGGGGCAAGCCGTGGCGCTTGATCCGCCTACCATTGATTCGGTCAAGGGATCGCCAAGCGGCAAGGAAATCGTCGAAGGTGGCACCACTGTTGAAACCAGCGTGGTGCTGAGCGGTACGGCCGCCAAGGGCAAGAACGTCGAGATACGCGATGGCGCCACCGTCAAGGATCAGGTCACGGCGGATCCGGTATCCGGAATCTGGACCTACACCGCGTCGGGGCTGACTGTGACGAAACACAGTTTCACCGCGACAGGAAAGTACGGCGCCGAACCCGCCTCTGCGGCCTACACGCTCACCGTCACGACCGTCATGGTGCCGACGCTGAGCAATGTGCTGGACGACAAAGGCATGGAGGTACCTGATCGCCAAACTACCGTCAGTACATCGCTGACACTCAAAGGCAGCGCCAGCAAGGGGCAGGACGTCGAGGTTTACGATGGCAGCGGTTCAGGCGCAGTGTCGAAGGGAATGGCGAAAGCGGATGAAATAACAGGCCTGTGGGAACGCACGATCACGGTTGCAGTCGGCGCGCGCCGGTTGTATGCCAAATCGCTGTATCACAGCAGTTCAGTCTATTCGAATGTGCGTTACTTGAGCGTTATTGAAGATATTGCCCCGACCATTGACTCTGCCAACGGCTCGCCGAGCGGGGCCGATATCCTACCGGGCGGCACCACCAGCGAAACGGCCGTGACCCTCAGCGGCAACGCCGCCAATGGCCAGAACGTCGAAGTCTTTGACGGCGCTGCCTCCAAGGGTCCGACAACCGCAGATCCCACAACCGGCGTCTGGACGCTGCTCGTCAGTGCCTTGGCTGTGGCTGAACATAGCTTTACCGCCAAGGCGTTGTATGGTAATGGGCAGACTTCTGCCGCGCGAACCCTTACGGTGGCCCCCGCGTTCATCATAGAAACCTCAACTTTAGTAATATCTGGTCGCAACCTTTCCATCGCGGATTCCGGTCCCAGATGGCTTCGTACCGGAAAGGACCCCGCCGGCACCACAGCCGACCGAACCCCGTCAAGTGGCGTCCCCCCTTACAGGTATAGGTCAGGCGACAGTGGCATCGCTTCGGTTGAGGAGACGACAGGGCGCGTGCGGAGTGAGTGGAACGGAACGACCCGTATTTATGTGACCGACAGCCTGGGACGCGACGCCAGCTACGAGGTAATCGTGCGCAATGTACTTCGTCTAATAAAGTACCCGGGCGGTGGCCGCACCTCGGCACAAGCACTAGCGTGGAGACAATCTCTAGGGGGCGCCCTCATCGGGCCCGCTGACCTACCATTATTAGTTAAATACGCCAGGGTCGGCTCCCCCGATTATGACAACGGGAGGGGCATTGACATCGCACCCCTCCTCAACCGACCAACAGTAGCCCCACACGCTCGCCCAGGGCACTATATTGACTACTTGGTCGGGGGCACCGTCGAGCCATGGACATGGTGGATATTAGACGGAATAACCAATCCAACGCCCGACAACTACATCAGCACCACCTTACTCGTATGTTTAGTACCATAA
- a CDS encoding reverse transcriptase domain-containing protein produces MLTQSSAGGFYLSRLDVALMRPDVFYLRYMDDVLVLAPTRNKLRQAVRVVNDLFEEFDLQKHPDKTYVGRIERGFTFLGKRYPRPIATCVSFCSSKERQL; encoded by the coding sequence GTGCTCACTCAGTCCTCTGCGGGCGGTTTCTACTTATCCCGTTTGGATGTGGCCTTGATGCGGCCAGACGTGTTTTATTTACGCTATATGGATGACGTGCTGGTATTGGCACCGACACGCAATAAACTGCGTCAGGCTGTGCGTGTGGTCAATGACCTGTTTGAAGAGTTTGATCTACAAAAGCATCCCGACAAAACCTATGTCGGACGTATTGAACGGGGCTTCACTTTCCTGGGAAAGCGTTACCCCCGTCCAATAGCCACTTGTGTTAGTTTCTGTTCATCGAAAGAACGCCAGCTATAG
- the fliR gene encoding flagellar biosynthetic protein FliR: MQSLLQLTDTQISTWVATFMLPLFRVGAVLMVMPVFGTTLVPKRIRLYFALAITVVIAPNLPPMPAVNALDLSGLLLIAEQILIGAILGFSLQLFFQAFVVAGQIVAIQMGMGFASMVDPTNGVSVAVIGQFFTMLVTLLFLSMNGHLVVFEVLTESFTTLPVGSGLMTAHYWELAGKLGWVLGAALLLVLPAITALLVVNIAFGVMTRAAPQLNIFSIGFPLTLVLGLFIVWVGLADILNQYQPLAAEALQFLRELSQAR, translated from the coding sequence ATGCAATCGTTGCTTCAGCTGACCGACACCCAGATCAGTACCTGGGTGGCGACATTCATGTTGCCGCTGTTTCGCGTCGGCGCGGTGCTGATGGTCATGCCGGTGTTCGGTACGACCCTGGTGCCGAAGCGCATTCGGCTGTACTTCGCCCTGGCAATTACTGTGGTGATCGCGCCCAACCTGCCGCCGATGCCGGCGGTCAATGCGCTGGACCTGAGCGGCTTGCTGCTGATTGCCGAGCAGATTCTGATCGGCGCGATTCTCGGCTTTTCCCTGCAACTGTTTTTCCAGGCCTTTGTGGTGGCCGGGCAGATTGTCGCGATCCAGATGGGCATGGGATTCGCCTCGATGGTCGACCCCACCAACGGCGTGTCGGTGGCGGTGATCGGGCAGTTCTTCACCATGCTGGTGACCTTGCTGTTCCTGTCGATGAACGGCCACCTGGTGGTGTTCGAAGTCCTCACCGAGAGTTTCACCACGCTGCCGGTCGGCAGCGGTCTGATGACCGCACATTACTGGGAGCTGGCCGGCAAACTCGGCTGGGTCCTGGGTGCGGCACTGTTGCTGGTCTTGCCGGCGATCACGGCGCTGCTGGTGGTCAACATCGCCTTTGGCGTCATGACCCGCGCGGCGCCGCAACTGAACATCTTCTCCATCGGTTTCCCGCTGACCCTGGTGCTCGGCCTGTTCATCGTCTGGGTCGGTCTGGCGGACATTCTCAACCAGTATCAACCGCTGGCCGCCGAGGCTCTGCAGTTTTTACGCGAACTGTCACAGGCGCGCTGA
- the flhB gene encoding flagellar biosynthesis protein FlhB codes for MAESESGQDKTEDPTEKRKKDSREKGEVARSKELNTLAVMLAGAGGLLIFGGMLAQDLMELMRMNFSLSREVIMDQRSMGTFLLHSGKIALVAIQPIMITLLLAALLGPIALGGWLFAAGSMAPKFSRMNPGAGLKRMFSMKAIVELLKALAKFFIVLAVALVVLSSDVDDLLRIAHEPLDQAIIHSVLLVGWSTLWMACGLILIAAVDVPVQIWESMKKLKMTKQEVRDEHKDQEGRPEVKQRIRQVQREMSQRRMMAAIPDADVVITNPTHYAVALKYDSEKGGAPVLLAKGSDFLALKIREIAVANNVMLLESPALARSIYYSTELEQEIPGGLYLAVAQVLAYVYQIRQHRAGKGKRPDPLKDDLPIPPDLRRDS; via the coding sequence ATGGCTGAGAGCGAAAGCGGTCAGGACAAAACAGAAGACCCCACGGAGAAACGCAAAAAGGATTCCCGTGAAAAGGGTGAGGTTGCGCGCTCCAAAGAGCTCAACACCCTCGCGGTGATGCTGGCCGGCGCCGGTGGCCTGCTGATTTTCGGCGGCATGCTCGCGCAGGATCTGATGGAGCTGATGCGCATGAACTTCTCGCTGTCGCGGGAAGTGATCATGGATCAACGCTCGATGGGCACCTTTCTCCTGCATTCAGGGAAGATCGCCCTGGTGGCGATTCAGCCGATCATGATCACCTTGCTGCTCGCTGCACTGCTGGGGCCGATCGCCCTCGGTGGCTGGCTGTTTGCCGCCGGTTCCATGGCGCCCAAGTTCAGCCGGATGAACCCCGGCGCCGGTCTCAAGCGCATGTTTTCGATGAAGGCGATTGTCGAGCTGCTCAAGGCGCTGGCGAAGTTTTTCATCGTGCTGGCGGTGGCGCTCGTGGTGTTGTCGTCGGACGTCGACGACCTGCTGCGCATTGCCCATGAGCCGCTGGACCAGGCGATCATTCACAGCGTCTTGCTGGTCGGCTGGAGCACATTGTGGATGGCCTGCGGGTTGATCCTGATCGCGGCGGTGGACGTGCCGGTGCAGATCTGGGAGAGCATGAAAAAGCTCAAGATGACCAAGCAGGAAGTGCGCGACGAGCACAAGGATCAGGAAGGCCGGCCCGAGGTCAAGCAGCGGATCCGTCAGGTGCAGCGCGAGATGTCCCAGCGGCGGATGATGGCGGCGATTCCCGATGCCGACGTGGTCATCACCAACCCGACCCACTACGCTGTGGCGCTCAAGTACGACTCGGAGAAGGGCGGGGCACCGGTGCTGCTGGCCAAGGGCAGCGACTTCCTCGCACTGAAAATCCGCGAAATCGCCGTGGCCAACAACGTCATGCTCCTCGAATCGCCGGCCCTGGCGCGTTCGATCTACTACTCCACCGAGCTGGAGCAGGAAATCCCCGGCGGGCTGTATCTGGCTGTCGCTCAGGTGTTGGCCTACGTCTACCAGATCCGCCAGCACCGTGCGGGCAAGGGCAAGCGCCCGGACCCGCTCAAGGACGATTTGCCGATTCCGCCGGATCTGCGGCGTGATTCCTGA